From one Lolium rigidum isolate FL_2022 chromosome 4, APGP_CSIRO_Lrig_0.1, whole genome shotgun sequence genomic stretch:
- the LOC124707751 gene encoding receptor-like cytoplasmic kinase 185 yields MGCLPCFGSGGKGEPAKKPAAGSGGARKDVPSDRRAPGVGSDKSKPQGVLDSKNDAVIPREGNNQHIAAHTFAFRELANATKNFKPDCLLGEGGFGHVYKGRLDNGQAVAVKQLDRNGLQGNREFLVEVLMLSLLHHDNLVNLIGYCADGDQRLLVYEFMPLGSLEDHLHDIPPEKEPLDWNTRMKIAAGAAKGLEYLHDKASPPVIYRDFKSSNILLCEGFHPKLSDFGLAKLGPVGDKTHVSTRVMGTYGYCAPEYAMTGQLTVKSDVYSFGVVFLELITGRKAIDNTKPHGEQNLVAWARPLFKDRRKFPKMADPSLQGRFPMRGLYQALAVAAMCLQEQAATRPFIGDVVTALSYLASQAYDPNAPAQHSRSNASTPRARDRGSGNSDQRRTHSPNHHSPDLRRKEATATSNYEPEVSRNSSGGGSGRRSGLDDRDVTGSQAGSPAHAGKRSSRTSERQRAIAEAKTWGENSRERKWPNARGSFDSTNE; encoded by the exons ATGGGGTGCCTGCCGTGCTTCGGGTCGGGCGGCAAGGGGGAGCCCGCCAAGAAGCccgccgccggcagcggcggTGCGCGGAAGGACGTTCCGTCGGATCGCCGCGCCCCCGGGGTCGGATCAG ATAAATCAAAACCACAAGGTGTGTTGGACTCTAAGAATGATGCAGTCATCCCAAGGGAGGGAAATAATCAACATATTGCGGCACACACTTTCGCTTTTCGTGAGCTTGCTAATGCCACTAAGAACTTCAAACCGGATTGCCTATTGGGCGAGGGAGGTTTTGGCCATGTTTATAAAGGACGTTTGGACAATGGACAG GCTGTCGCAGTTAAGCAACTTGATCGCAATGGTCTTCAAGGAAACAGAGAATTTCTGGTTGAGGTCCTTATGCTTAGTCTATTACACCATGATAACCTTGTAAACCTAATTGGATACTGTGCTGATGGGGACCAACGTCTTCTTGTATATGAATTTATGCCACTTGGATCACTTGAAGATCATTTGCACG ATATTCCACCTGAAAAGGAACCTCTTGACTGGAATACGCGGATGAAGATTGCTGCTGGTGCtgccaaggggttagagtacttgCATGACAAGGCAAGTCCTCCTGTTATCTACCGAGATTTTAAGTCGTCAAACATTCTTCTTTGCGAAGGGTTTCATCCAAAGCTATCTGACTTTGGCCTTGCAAAACTTGGCCCTGTCGGTGATAAGACTCATGTTTCAACACGTGTTATGGGGACTTATGGCTATTGTGCCCCTGAGTATGCAATGACTGGACAGCTTACAGTTAAATCTGACGTGTATAGCTTCGGTGTTGTCTTCCTTGAACTGATTACTGGCCGCAAAGCAATTGACAACACCAAACCACATGGAGAGCAAAATCTAGTGGCATGG GCTCGTCCTCTGTTCAAAGACCGTAGAAAATTTCCTAAAATGGCTGATCCATCACTTCAAGGACGCTTTCCTATGAGGGGTCTGTATCAGGCTTTAGCTGTTGCTGCGATGTGTTTGCAAGAGCAAGCTGCAACTCGGccttttataggagatgtggtcaCTGCCCTCTCGTATCTGGCTTCTCAGGCATATGATCCAAATGCACCTGCTCAACACAGTCGGAGCAATGCATCTACCCCTAGAGCCAGGGACCGTGGTAGTGGGAACAGTGACCAACGGCGTACCCACTCGCCAAATCACCATTCTCCAGATTTGAGGAGGAAAGAGGCCACAGCAACATCGAACTATGAACCCGAGGTTAGCAGGAATAGTTCTGGTGGTGGTTCTGGTAGACGGTCGGGCTTGGATGATCGGGATGTGACAGGTTCACAAGCGGGTAGTCCTGCTCATGCAGGAAAGAGGTCTTCAAGGACCTCTGAGAGGCAGCGTGCTATTGCAGAGGCCAAGACATGGGGTGAGAATTCAAGAGAGAGGAAGTGGCCAAATGCTCGAGGCAGCTTCGATAGTACAAATGAATAG
- the LOC124648780 gene encoding transcription elongation factor 1 homolog — protein sequence MGKRKSASSKAAPRKKMEKLETTFCCPFCSHAAAVECVIDLEQEIATASCYVCQESYSTVPDTLTEPIDVYSEWIDECERVNEGVPRRRRPVVCKRSAVPAQPMCGGLAAAGGPE from the coding sequence ATGGGGAAGAGGAAGTCGGCGAGCTCCAAAGCGGCGCCACGGAAgaagatggagaagctagaaacgACCTTCTGCTGCCCGTTCTGcagccacgccgccgccgtcgagtgcGTCATCGACCTGGAGCAGGAGATTGCCACGGCGTCGTGCTACGTCTGCCAGGAGAGCTACTCCACCGTGCCCGACACGCTCACCGAGCCCATCGACGTCTACAGCGAGTGGATCGACGAGTGCGAGCGCGTTAACGAGGGCGTGCCTCGTCGCCGCCGGCCCGTGGTCTGTAAGCGTTCCGCTGTTCCTGCGCAACCAATGTGTGGCGggctggcggcggccggcgggccaGAATAG